The following proteins are encoded in a genomic region of Arcobacter cloacae:
- a CDS encoding cobyric acid synthase codes for MNNISIFGTSSDAGKSTITFIIAKILQDAGFSVAPFKAQNVSNNSHVCDDGSEIAIAQYFQAEVLGVQTSYHLNPVLLKSGRGNSASLIVEGKVVTSKDVREYYRDLDLLKPAVKRCFDYLDTKYDCVVCEGAGSPVELNLMDKDLSNIFIATEYNTKIILVADIEKGGVFASIWGVYNLLPEHLRKNVIGVIVNKFRGDLTLFDEGIRIIEEDFKIPVLGVLPYIPFNLGFEDSASLKNFVQQPRNKKLDIAVIAYPYMSNYNDFEPLIADDEVFVEFVSSNISLEKFDLVILPGSKLVIKDLLWLKETGLFEQIQNYKKNICAICGGYEMMFENLEDIYAIENEEALKEEGFAFIPDNIIFEKEKILEKKIYELFGEKIEGFEIHHGICKNYPLSFEKQNFKGTFVHQIFDNNEFRTKYFKSIKANYVGFDFQEYKKQTVDNFISTLKAKLDVEHLIKSIS; via the coding sequence ATGAATAACATCTCAATATTTGGTACTTCAAGTGATGCAGGAAAATCAACTATAACTTTTATAATAGCAAAAATACTTCAAGATGCAGGTTTTAGTGTTGCACCATTTAAAGCACAAAATGTATCCAATAACTCTCATGTTTGTGATGATGGAAGTGAGATTGCAATTGCTCAATATTTCCAAGCTGAGGTTTTGGGTGTGCAGACTTCATATCATCTAAATCCAGTTTTACTAAAATCTGGTCGTGGAAACTCTGCTTCACTTATCGTTGAAGGAAAAGTTGTAACTTCCAAAGATGTTAGGGAATATTATAGGGATTTAGATTTACTAAAACCAGCTGTAAAGCGATGTTTTGATTATTTAGATACAAAGTATGATTGTGTTGTTTGTGAGGGTGCGGGAAGTCCTGTTGAGTTAAATCTTATGGATAAGGATTTATCAAATATTTTTATAGCCACAGAATACAACACAAAAATCATTTTAGTTGCAGACATAGAAAAAGGTGGAGTTTTTGCTTCTATTTGGGGAGTTTATAATCTATTACCAGAGCATTTACGAAAAAATGTAATAGGTGTAATTGTAAATAAATTTAGAGGTGATTTAACACTTTTTGATGAGGGAATTAGAATTATAGAAGAGGATTTTAAAATCCCAGTTTTAGGAGTGTTGCCTTATATCCCATTTAATCTTGGATTTGAAGATAGTGCTAGTTTGAAAAACTTTGTGCAACAACCACGAAATAAAAAGCTTGATATTGCAGTAATTGCTTATCCATATATGAGTAATTACAACGATTTTGAGCCTTTGATTGCAGATGATGAGGTTTTTGTGGAGTTTGTTAGTTCCAACATTTCACTTGAAAAGTTTGATTTGGTGATACTTCCAGGAAGTAAACTTGTAATCAAAGATTTGCTTTGGTTAAAAGAGACTGGACTTTTTGAACAAATACAAAACTATAAAAAAAATATTTGTGCCATTTGTGGTGGATATGAAATGATGTTTGAAAATCTTGAAGATATTTATGCAATAGAGAATGAAGAAGCACTAAAAGAAGAGGGTTTTGCTTTTATTCCTGATAATATTATTTTTGAAAAAGAGAAAATCTTAGAGAAAAAAATTTATGAGTTATTTGGTGAAAAAATAGAAGGTTTTGAAATACACCACGGAATTTGCAAAAATTATCCTCTTTCTTTTGAAAAACAAAATTTCAAAGGAACTTTTGTACATCAAATCTTTGATAACAATGAGTTTAGAACAAAATATTTTAAATCAATAAAAGCAAATTATGTAGGTTTTGATTTTCAAGAGTACAAAAAACAAACAGTTGATAATTTTATCTCTACTTTAAAAGCAAAATTAGATGTAGAACATTTAATAAAAAGCATAAGCTAA
- a CDS encoding P-loop NTPase fold protein has product MEKSNQERLKEYLLGDKLKNELGYLQKDISNGKVIMLSGKWGSGKTFFWKNKIQTVLNDENKKIPNHYISLYGKTSIQEIKNEVFLKIFESVDSFESEEKTKNIVKSSIDVVSSLTKSISVFGMSLDLSKITDKSFEKIDSLLQDEKLKRTETYLNNGAVICFDDFERKSKDIDLNDLFGFITQLTLNFSCKVVIILNDDVFEGEEKKIFSNVKEKSVSKFFKYEPSIKELFHSIYEKHGIFKSYPKWEETILKYIKESQILNARIYTQVLDNILEFFNNTNDEYKDKNEVLRCLILVNINYILYHTIFSRKVISNAGYIHNLDNIEFNGFNYWGDNSSNGQINHSPTFEHYIMKAKKKRYEAREKKDEEIKNLINFIDENINLFKSNYFSNKLDISRNVDDKTFQKINDFIETGILIDE; this is encoded by the coding sequence GTGGAAAAATCAAATCAAGAAAGATTAAAAGAGTATTTACTAGGTGATAAATTAAAAAATGAACTTGGATATTTACAAAAAGATATTTCAAACGGTAAAGTTATTATGCTTTCAGGAAAATGGGGAAGTGGAAAAACTTTTTTTTGGAAGAATAAAATTCAAACTGTTTTAAATGATGAAAATAAAAAAATACCAAATCATTATATAAGTCTTTATGGAAAAACTTCTATTCAAGAGATTAAAAATGAAGTATTTTTAAAAATATTTGAAAGTGTTGATTCTTTTGAATCAGAAGAAAAAACGAAAAACATTGTAAAAAGTTCAATAGATGTAGTATCAAGCTTAACTAAATCTATTAGTGTATTTGGAATGAGTTTAGATTTATCAAAGATTACAGATAAATCATTTGAAAAAATAGATAGTTTATTACAAGATGAAAAATTAAAAAGAACAGAAACTTATCTAAATAATGGTGCAGTAATCTGTTTTGATGATTTTGAAAGAAAATCAAAAGATATAGATTTAAATGATTTATTTGGATTTATTACTCAATTAACTTTGAACTTTAGTTGTAAAGTGGTGATTATTTTAAATGATGATGTTTTTGAGGGAGAAGAAAAAAAGATTTTTTCTAATGTAAAAGAAAAATCTGTATCAAAGTTTTTTAAATACGAGCCAAGTATTAAGGAATTGTTTCATTCAATTTATGAAAAACATGGGATATTTAAATCTTATCCAAAATGGGAAGAAACAATTTTAAAATACATTAAAGAATCACAAATTTTGAACGCAAGAATTTATACTCAAGTTTTAGATAATATTTTAGAATTCTTTAATAATACTAATGATGAATATAAAGACAAAAATGAAGTTTTAAGATGTTTGATATTAGTTAACATTAATTATATTTTATATCACACAATTTTTTCTAGAAAAGTTATTAGTAATGCTGGATATATTCACAATTTAGATAATATTGAATTTAATGGTTTTAATTATTGGGGTGATAATTCTTCTAATGGGCAGATAAATCATAGTCCTACTTTTGAACATTATATTATGAAAGCTAAAAAGAAAAGGTATGAGGCGAGAGAAAAAAAAGATGAAGAAATCAAAAATTTAATAAATTTTATTGATGAAAATATTAATTTATTTAAATCTAATTATTTTTCAAATAAATTAGATATTTCAAGAAATGTAGATGATAAAACTTTTCAAAAAATCAACGACTTCATAGAAACAGGAATTTTAATAGATGAATAA
- a CDS encoding SDR family oxidoreductase → MKTIIITGASNGIGKALAKKLRKKYQIINIDIIEKKMDRVKFYKCDLSSKEQLLKTIEKIKKDRNKIYALINNAAIFNHISLEEQTIEEWEKIISVNLTAPYILSKEFAPLLKESKGHIINISSTRALMSESGTEAYSSSKGAISSLTHALAVSLAPNVKVNSISPGWINTDVNYKPTTSDNEQHLSGRVGIPFDIVDVVKFLLKNRGFITGENIVVDGGMTKKMIYV, encoded by the coding sequence ATGAAAACTATCATAATAACAGGTGCTTCAAATGGTATAGGAAAAGCACTAGCAAAAAAACTAAGAAAAAAATACCAAATAATAAATATAGATATAATAGAAAAAAAGATGGATAGAGTGAAGTTTTATAAGTGTGATTTATCTTCTAAAGAGCAATTATTAAAAACTATAGAAAAAATCAAAAAAGATAGGAATAAAATCTATGCACTAATAAACAATGCAGCGATTTTTAATCATATATCACTAGAAGAACAAACCATAGAAGAGTGGGAAAAGATAATAAGTGTTAATTTAACAGCACCTTATATTTTATCAAAAGAGTTTGCACCATTACTAAAAGAATCAAAAGGGCATATTATAAATATCTCTTCAACAAGAGCTTTGATGAGTGAGAGTGGAACAGAAGCCTATAGTTCTTCAAAAGGAGCAATTAGCTCACTAACTCATGCATTAGCTGTTAGTTTAGCACCAAATGTAAAAGTAAACTCTATTAGTCCAGGATGGATAAATACAGATGTTAACTATAAACCAACTACAAGTGATAATGAACAGCACTTAAGCGGACGAGTTGGAATACCTTTTGATATAGTTGATGTGGTGAAATTTTTACTAAAAAATAGAGGTTTTATCACTGGTGAAAATATAGTTGTTGATGGTGGAATGACTAAGAAGATGATTTATGTTTAG